One window of Labrys wisconsinensis genomic DNA carries:
- a CDS encoding M81 family metallopeptidase, with the protein MRIAIVGLSIEIMLASPQPTDWDAVQHYSSRDIAQGDVWMIRGMLDRLKTEPGVEAVPLYWATALPGGAMTAEAYGRIKDKTLDLLREQGPFDGVLVANHGALEVTGLGLDADTDFIGAVRACVGPDVPIGVALDLHGDMTPDLLRAATVFSVLRTAPHRDDRQTGFRAADQLLRVLRQGLKPRKAAVSIPILLPGEIAVTNLPPADELYGGLAALDGRDGLMESNILVGFAWNDRPWTAVTAVAVSDGDPDVARRAAMDLASRIWDRRHDFRLRMETAEVEEGLRRAMECPERPVYVSDSGDNTTAGAAGDLTLVLQAALRDPRVSDIVVAGITAPRTVERLTAAGVGSEIEIELGAEHISRPRTAMRVLARVEACGATLDLPGFQPYRSVESAWARVSIGGVQATFHARSIGITTPHHLRAMGVDPAAHKAYVVKLGYLHPQLEDIRARHILLLSDGTSQLDMTRLRWSALPRPTMPLDGDFDWRAADALYTD; encoded by the coding sequence ATGCGCATTGCCATCGTCGGCCTGTCGATCGAGATCATGCTCGCCTCACCGCAGCCGACCGATTGGGACGCCGTGCAGCACTATTCCAGCCGGGACATCGCGCAGGGCGACGTCTGGATGATCCGCGGCATGCTCGACCGCCTGAAGACGGAGCCGGGCGTCGAGGCCGTGCCGCTCTATTGGGCCACCGCCCTGCCGGGCGGGGCGATGACGGCCGAGGCCTATGGCCGGATCAAGGACAAGACCCTGGACCTGCTGCGAGAGCAGGGACCGTTCGACGGCGTGCTCGTCGCCAATCACGGCGCGCTGGAGGTCACGGGCCTCGGCCTCGATGCCGATACCGACTTCATCGGCGCCGTGCGCGCCTGCGTCGGCCCGGACGTGCCGATCGGCGTCGCGCTCGACCTGCACGGCGACATGACGCCGGACTTGCTGCGGGCGGCGACGGTGTTCAGCGTGCTGCGCACGGCGCCGCACCGCGACGACCGGCAGACCGGCTTCCGTGCCGCCGACCAGCTCCTGCGCGTCCTCAGGCAGGGCCTGAAGCCGCGCAAGGCGGCGGTCAGCATCCCGATCCTGCTGCCGGGCGAGATCGCGGTCACCAACCTGCCGCCGGCGGACGAGCTCTATGGCGGCCTTGCCGCGCTGGACGGCCGGGACGGCCTGATGGAGAGCAACATCCTCGTCGGCTTCGCCTGGAACGACCGGCCCTGGACGGCGGTGACGGCCGTCGCGGTCAGCGACGGCGATCCCGACGTGGCCCGCCGCGCCGCGATGGATCTCGCCAGCCGCATCTGGGACCGGCGCCACGATTTCAGGCTGCGCATGGAGACGGCCGAGGTCGAGGAAGGCCTGCGCCGGGCGATGGAATGCCCGGAGCGGCCGGTCTATGTCTCCGATTCCGGTGACAACACCACCGCGGGCGCGGCCGGCGACCTGACCCTGGTGCTGCAGGCGGCCCTGCGCGATCCTCGTGTGAGCGATATCGTGGTCGCCGGCATCACCGCGCCGAGGACCGTCGAGCGGCTGACGGCCGCCGGGGTCGGGAGCGAGATCGAGATCGAGCTCGGCGCCGAGCACATCTCGCGCCCGCGGACCGCCATGCGGGTTCTCGCCCGGGTCGAGGCCTGCGGCGCCACGCTGGACCTGCCGGGGTTCCAGCCCTATCGCTCCGTGGAGAGCGCGTGGGCGCGCGTCAGCATCGGCGGCGTGCAGGCCACCTTCCATGCCCGCTCCATCGGCATCACCACGCCGCATCATTTGCGCGCCATGGGCGTCGATCCCGCCGCCCACAAGGCCTATGTGGTCAAGCTCGGCTATCTCCATCCCCAGCTGGAAGATATCCGGGCGCGGCATATCCTCCTGCTGAGCGACGGCACGTCGCAGCTCGACATGACCCGGCTGCGCTGGAGCGCCTTGCCGCGCCCGACCATGCCGCTCGACGGGGATTTCGACTGGCGGGCCGCGGATGCCCTCTATACCGACTGA
- a CDS encoding ROK family transcriptional regulator produces the protein MKVSDIRRYHANAIFHCIRIEPQTSQRDIVRKTGFDKSTVSSIVNRFDELGLIIRSAQAAGNRPGRPAEGLAISPHSGLLVGVQVEAEEIAFVAAGLDGAPLVHRRRPFDGAVERLEAEVAEGIEAVIGDGLRSTPLLGVGVSLPGLVRHDGSLVHAPVLGWHDIPVLERLQRTVKAPIYVGNDGKAAAMAERMFGSCVDVDDFVYLFSGSGVGGALFLGGAMYLGAEGLAGELGHLKVVPQGRLCSCGASGCLSAYLSEKALAAHASAVGGRAVHAFDEILARAGDGDPAVLDAFSLAGEVLGTALSNLVNTFNPPVVVLGGDMARAETYLRPSLEPSLKRQAHPSMHARSRVTFSEISAVKPYLGGIALALDGVTGLQSSSVLP, from the coding sequence GTGAAGGTCTCGGACATCAGGCGCTACCACGCCAACGCCATCTTCCATTGCATCCGCATCGAGCCGCAGACCTCGCAGCGCGACATCGTGCGCAAGACGGGTTTCGACAAGTCGACCGTATCCTCCATCGTCAACCGGTTCGACGAGCTGGGGCTGATCATCCGCTCGGCGCAGGCGGCCGGAAACCGTCCGGGGCGGCCGGCGGAGGGGCTCGCCATCTCGCCGCATAGCGGCCTTCTCGTCGGCGTGCAGGTCGAGGCGGAGGAGATCGCCTTCGTGGCCGCCGGGCTCGACGGCGCGCCTCTGGTGCATCGGCGCCGGCCTTTCGACGGCGCGGTCGAGAGGCTGGAGGCCGAGGTGGCCGAGGGGATCGAGGCCGTGATCGGCGACGGCCTGCGATCGACGCCGCTGCTCGGCGTCGGTGTCTCGCTGCCCGGCCTGGTGCGGCACGACGGCAGCCTCGTCCATGCGCCGGTCCTCGGCTGGCACGACATTCCGGTGCTGGAGCGGCTGCAGCGCACGGTGAAGGCGCCGATCTATGTCGGCAATGACGGCAAGGCGGCTGCTATGGCCGAGCGCATGTTCGGCAGCTGCGTCGATGTCGACGATTTCGTCTATCTCTTCTCCGGCTCGGGCGTGGGCGGCGCGCTGTTCCTGGGCGGCGCGATGTATCTGGGCGCCGAGGGGCTCGCGGGCGAGCTCGGCCATCTCAAGGTGGTGCCGCAGGGGCGGCTGTGCTCGTGCGGCGCCTCGGGCTGCCTGTCGGCCTATCTCTCGGAAAAGGCCCTCGCCGCCCATGCGAGCGCCGTGGGCGGGCGGGCGGTGCATGCCTTCGACGAGATCCTGGCGAGGGCAGGGGACGGCGATCCCGCCGTGCTCGATGCCTTCTCGCTCGCCGGCGAGGTGCTGGGCACGGCGCTCTCCAACCTGGTCAACACCTTCAATCCGCCGGTGGTCGTGCTCGGCGGCGACATGGCGCGCGCCGAGACCTATCTGCGCCCGAGCCTGGAGCCCTCGCTCAAGCGCCAGGCGCATCCCTCGATGCATGCGCGCAGCCGGGTGACCTTTTCCGAGATCTCGGCGGTGAAGCCCTATCTCGGCGGCATCGCGCTCGCCCTGGACGGCGTCACCGGCCTGCAATCCTCCAGCGTTCTTCCCTGA
- a CDS encoding ABC transporter substrate-binding protein, whose product MRNLKWAVALAAVLASSTAALAQSKPEIWNYYAAGSEKAGMDALIAYANKQNPDTPVGSRIIPGNVVELRRQLQTAFMGGKPPAAYQSSMASELKTFVDGGRLHPLTDVWKEIDGDKIFPEGVQRAVKINGIPYGIPFDFSLINEVFYNKSIFEKLKLSAPKNWDEFVAACDTLRKGGVEPLANAGGPFWSLYNFYAPLVSTVGVDGYYRIARGELAFDSPEFRKALDLYRKSMVSCYARNWSGKTWTQAADDLANAKAGMFMMGIWAAAYLQQAGMEAGKAFDVFPAPGTEDKVIFQMDAFAVPEGPQDNIKTAEAFIKATSSVDGQAAFAVPKGSLAPNIQVSPKIYGYAGARFAEQLALASKSQAVLPNLFFLLPPDVGAELGNQIERFAIDPSQANEDAMISTLEGARKDALESNAYIKW is encoded by the coding sequence ATGCGGAACTTGAAGTGGGCCGTCGCCTTGGCTGCCGTCCTCGCGTCTTCCACCGCAGCCTTGGCGCAGAGCAAGCCGGAAATCTGGAATTATTATGCCGCCGGCTCGGAAAAGGCCGGCATGGACGCCCTTATCGCCTATGCCAACAAGCAAAATCCGGACACGCCGGTCGGCAGCCGCATCATACCCGGCAATGTGGTGGAGCTGCGCCGGCAGTTGCAGACCGCCTTCATGGGCGGCAAGCCGCCGGCCGCCTATCAGAGCTCCATGGCCTCCGAGCTCAAGACTTTCGTCGATGGCGGGCGGCTGCATCCGCTCACCGATGTCTGGAAGGAAATCGACGGAGACAAGATCTTTCCCGAGGGCGTTCAACGCGCCGTGAAGATCAACGGCATTCCCTATGGCATTCCTTTTGATTTTTCGCTGATCAATGAAGTCTTCTACAACAAGAGCATCTTCGAAAAGCTGAAGCTGAGCGCGCCGAAGAATTGGGACGAATTCGTCGCGGCCTGCGACACGCTCCGCAAGGGTGGTGTCGAGCCGCTCGCCAATGCCGGCGGACCGTTCTGGAGCCTCTACAATTTCTATGCGCCGCTGGTCTCGACGGTGGGCGTCGACGGCTATTACAGGATCGCCCGCGGCGAGCTGGCCTTCGACTCGCCGGAATTCCGCAAGGCGCTGGACCTCTATCGCAAGAGCATGGTGAGCTGCTACGCCAGGAACTGGAGCGGCAAGACCTGGACCCAGGCGGCCGACGACCTCGCCAACGCCAAGGCGGGCATGTTCATGATGGGCATCTGGGCCGCCGCCTATCTGCAGCAGGCGGGCATGGAAGCCGGCAAGGCTTTCGACGTCTTCCCGGCGCCGGGCACGGAAGACAAGGTGATCTTCCAGATGGACGCCTTCGCCGTGCCGGAGGGGCCGCAGGACAACATCAAGACGGCGGAGGCCTTCATCAAGGCGACGTCGAGCGTCGACGGCCAGGCGGCCTTCGCCGTGCCGAAGGGCTCCCTGGCTCCCAACATCCAGGTCAGCCCGAAGATCTACGGCTATGCCGGCGCCAGGTTCGCCGAGCAGCTCGCCCTCGCCTCCAAGAGCCAGGCCGTGCTGCCCAATCTGTTCTTCCTGCTCCCGCCGGACGTCGGCGCCGAGCTCGGCAACCAGATCGAACGCTTCGCCATCGATCCCTCACAGGCCAACGAGGACGCGATGATCTCCACCCTCGAAGGCGCGCGCAAGGATGCGCTGGAGAGCAACGCCTACATCAAATGGTGA
- a CDS encoding carbohydrate ABC transporter permease → MAGVRSVFGLPRSTLAFGAFLALPVALFLIFFIYPIVSTVYISLHDWNGVAPTMRFVGWRNYVTLATQPRFLHALANNLSWLVFMLVCPTGLGLLLAALLDRGIRGERVFRIVFFLPFTIPAVAVAAIWRWVYEPSGGLLTTVMQLVGLGDHAQNWLGDPRIVTYSLMGAVLWWTTGFAFLVFFAGLRNIPEEFIEAARIEGATPWQVFWKVRFPLLWPSTIIVLGIFAIDSMRLFDVVWATTSGGPAYASEVLATQMYDVAFGRFRMGQASAISVYLLGIAAVIIMPYIYAMSRRVADSEAE, encoded by the coding sequence ATGGCAGGCGTCAGAAGCGTCTTCGGTCTCCCGCGTTCCACCCTCGCCTTCGGCGCCTTCCTGGCACTGCCGGTGGCGCTGTTCCTGATCTTCTTCATCTATCCCATCGTCTCCACCGTCTACATCTCGCTGCACGACTGGAACGGCGTGGCCCCGACCATGCGCTTCGTCGGCTGGCGCAACTACGTCACGCTCGCGACCCAGCCGCGCTTCCTGCACGCCCTTGCCAACAACCTGTCCTGGCTGGTGTTCATGCTGGTCTGCCCCACGGGCCTGGGCCTGCTGCTCGCCGCGCTGCTCGATCGCGGCATCCGGGGCGAGCGTGTCTTCCGCATCGTGTTCTTCCTGCCGTTCACCATCCCCGCCGTGGCCGTGGCCGCGATCTGGCGCTGGGTCTACGAGCCCTCCGGCGGATTGCTCACCACCGTGATGCAGCTCGTCGGCCTCGGCGACCATGCCCAGAACTGGCTCGGAGACCCCCGGATCGTGACCTATTCCCTGATGGGCGCGGTGCTGTGGTGGACCACGGGCTTTGCCTTCCTCGTCTTCTTCGCCGGCCTACGCAACATCCCCGAGGAATTCATCGAGGCCGCCCGCATCGAAGGCGCCACGCCCTGGCAGGTGTTCTGGAAAGTGCGCTTTCCCCTGCTGTGGCCGTCCACCATCATCGTGCTCGGCATCTTCGCCATCGATTCCATGCGCCTGTTCGACGTGGTCTGGGCCACCACCAGCGGCGGCCCGGCCTATGCCTCGGAAGTGCTGGCGACGCAGATGTACGACGTCGCCTTCGGGCGCTTCCGGATGGGCCAGGCCAGCGCCATCTCGGTCTATCTCCTCGGCATCGCCGCCGTGATCATCATGCCCTATATCTACGCCATGTCGCGCCGCGTGGCCGACAGCGAGGCCGAGTGA
- a CDS encoding carbohydrate ABC transporter permease, with the protein MAPTLPQRRLVASYAVILVFAALFLAPLALALTTSLKSPEEITRVLSLPLSLHVQNYGVAFAEMGRSFLNSLLITAPAVVLSILIGSIAGYPLAMTRGRGGKIAYFILLSGMLVPFQIVQIPLFFMIHAIGLYDTIPGMWLVHTAYAVPFCTFFMRNFFSSVPRSMYEAARIDGCTVTGYFWRLLMPASASGLAALAIIQSRAIWNDLLFAMTLTSSDSARPATVAIAGFTSGTQVEYGPLMAATIVSTLPVMLAYLAFQKSFVRGLLGGSGK; encoded by the coding sequence ATGGCACCGACGCTGCCCCAGCGCCGCCTCGTGGCCTCCTATGCGGTGATCCTGGTCTTCGCGGCCCTGTTCCTGGCGCCGCTCGCCCTGGCCCTGACCACCTCGCTCAAATCCCCGGAGGAGATCACCCGCGTCCTGTCCCTGCCGCTGTCGCTGCACGTGCAGAACTACGGCGTCGCCTTCGCCGAGATGGGGCGCAGCTTCCTCAATTCGCTGCTGATAACGGCGCCCGCCGTGGTGCTGTCGATCCTCATCGGCTCGATCGCCGGCTATCCGCTGGCCATGACGAGGGGGCGCGGCGGCAAGATCGCCTATTTCATCCTCTTGTCCGGCATGCTCGTGCCGTTCCAGATCGTGCAGATTCCGCTGTTCTTCATGATCCATGCCATCGGGCTCTACGACACGATTCCCGGCATGTGGCTGGTGCACACGGCCTATGCGGTGCCGTTCTGCACCTTCTTCATGCGCAACTTCTTCTCCTCCGTCCCCCGGTCGATGTACGAGGCTGCCCGCATCGACGGCTGCACGGTGACCGGCTATTTCTGGCGCCTGCTGATGCCGGCTTCGGCATCGGGCCTGGCGGCGCTCGCCATCATCCAGAGCCGCGCCATCTGGAACGACCTCCTCTTCGCCATGACGCTGACCAGCAGCGACAGCGCCCGCCCCGCCACGGTCGCCATCGCCGGCTTCACCAGCGGCACCCAGGTGGAATACGGGCCGCTGATGGCGGCGACCATCGTCTCGACCCTGCCGGTGATGCTCGCCTATCTCGCGTTCCAGAAATCCTTCGTGCGAGGACTGCTCGGTGGCTCCGGCAAGTGA
- a CDS encoding gluconate 2-dehydrogenase subunit 3 family protein — translation MAPASEFGDEAVLRAVLDRIIPRDDHPSACEAGVDGFILGLWRAGSEGSAGPVAAGLACLSETCRAATGRSFAALSAAEQDTALAAVAAQPWFRSLCELAAEGYYADPGNGGNRGAASWAMIGYRPRLPDGPDGPAWDPRDAVVGKLWA, via the coding sequence GTGGCTCCGGCAAGTGAATTCGGCGACGAGGCGGTGCTGAGAGCGGTGCTCGACCGCATCATCCCGAGGGACGACCATCCCTCCGCCTGCGAGGCCGGCGTCGACGGCTTCATCCTCGGCCTCTGGAGGGCCGGGAGCGAGGGATCCGCCGGCCCTGTCGCCGCGGGCCTGGCCTGCCTTTCCGAGACGTGCCGGGCCGCGACGGGCAGGAGCTTTGCGGCCCTCTCCGCCGCCGAGCAGGACACCGCCCTCGCCGCCGTCGCGGCACAGCCCTGGTTCCGCAGCCTGTGCGAGCTTGCCGCCGAGGGCTACTATGCCGACCCCGGCAACGGCGGCAATCGCGGCGCCGCATCCTGGGCGATGATCGGCTATCGGCCGCGGCTGCCCGACGGCCCCGACGGACCGGCCTGGGACCCCCGCGATGCCGTCGTCGGAAAGCTGTGGGCATGA
- a CDS encoding GMC family oxidoreductase — MNAYDAVIVGAGAGGSIAACVLAEAGKRVLLVERGRRRDYADSGHRDHLRNHRLQRYGFNTGPDIDGNPRLLVDPDGVERLVRPHEDGYGANAAAVGGGTLLYGGLAWRFHPDDFRMASRYGVPAGSSLVDWPFGYDELEPWYDRAEWEIGVAGLGGANPHEGPRSRGYPMPPVQPSASTHVLQRGARALGLSTFPPPLLVNTVPRAGRAACIECGSCVGFPCPSDGKNGTQNTVLPRALATGRCELLTETMVERVTTDGAGRVVGVDLIAPEGTGRRHVAARSVILGAGAIETARLLLLSASDREPGGLGNDSDLVGRNLQGHTYPISFGLFEEEVETARGPGVTIATSDYAHGHDGVIGGAMLADDFVMLPIEFWRTALPPDLPRHGLKAKHFMRDNYRRVTQLRGPVHEIPTPDCRVTLARDLRDRSGLPVARLSGVTHPETRRTAAHIRDKADAWIKASGAVSAWGATPPPRLSAGQHQAGTARMGTDPAHSVTDAHGRVWGHDNLVICDASLHPTNGAFNPVLTVMALAFRNATHLAGLL, encoded by the coding sequence ATGAACGCCTATGACGCCGTCATCGTCGGGGCCGGCGCCGGCGGCAGCATCGCCGCCTGCGTGCTGGCGGAGGCCGGCAAGCGGGTTCTCCTCGTCGAGCGCGGGCGCCGGCGCGACTATGCCGACAGCGGCCACCGCGACCACCTGCGCAACCACCGCCTCCAGCGCTACGGTTTCAACACGGGCCCCGACATCGACGGCAATCCGCGTCTTCTCGTCGATCCGGATGGCGTCGAGCGGCTGGTGCGCCCGCACGAGGACGGCTACGGCGCCAATGCCGCCGCGGTCGGCGGCGGCACGCTGCTCTACGGCGGCCTCGCCTGGCGCTTCCATCCCGACGATTTCCGCATGGCCAGCCGCTACGGCGTGCCGGCGGGCTCCTCCCTCGTCGACTGGCCCTTCGGCTATGACGAGCTCGAGCCCTGGTACGACCGGGCCGAATGGGAGATCGGCGTGGCCGGCCTCGGCGGCGCCAACCCGCACGAAGGGCCGCGCTCGCGCGGCTATCCGATGCCGCCGGTGCAGCCGAGCGCTTCGACCCACGTGCTGCAGCGCGGCGCCAGGGCCCTCGGCCTCTCGACGTTTCCCCCGCCGCTCCTGGTCAACACCGTTCCGCGCGCCGGCCGGGCGGCCTGCATCGAATGCGGGTCCTGCGTCGGCTTTCCCTGCCCCAGCGACGGCAAGAACGGCACGCAGAACACCGTGCTTCCGCGCGCGCTCGCCACCGGCCGCTGCGAGCTCCTGACGGAAACGATGGTCGAGCGCGTGACCACCGACGGCGCCGGCCGGGTCGTCGGCGTCGATCTCATCGCGCCGGAGGGCACCGGCCGCCGGCATGTCGCGGCGCGCAGCGTCATCCTCGGCGCCGGCGCCATCGAAACCGCCCGGCTGCTGCTGCTCTCGGCCAGCGACCGCGAACCGGGAGGGCTCGGAAACGACAGCGATCTCGTCGGCCGCAACCTGCAGGGCCACACCTATCCGATCAGCTTCGGCCTGTTCGAGGAGGAGGTCGAGACTGCGCGTGGCCCCGGTGTCACCATCGCCACCTCGGACTACGCCCACGGCCATGACGGCGTCATCGGCGGCGCCATGCTGGCCGACGATTTCGTCATGCTGCCGATCGAGTTCTGGAGGACCGCCCTGCCCCCGGACCTGCCGCGCCATGGCCTGAAGGCCAAGCATTTCATGCGCGACAACTACCGGCGCGTGACGCAGCTGCGCGGGCCGGTGCACGAGATTCCGACGCCCGACTGCCGCGTCACCCTGGCAAGGGACCTACGCGACCGTTCCGGCCTGCCCGTGGCGCGGCTTTCCGGCGTCACCCATCCCGAGACCCGCCGCACCGCCGCCCATATCAGGGACAAGGCGGACGCCTGGATCAAGGCATCGGGCGCGGTCAGCGCCTGGGGTGCGACGCCGCCTCCCCGCCTCTCCGCCGGGCAGCATCAGGCAGGCACGGCCCGAATGGGGACGGATCCGGCTCATTCCGTCACGGACGCGCACGGGCGCGTGTGGGGTCACGACAATCTCGTCATATGCGATGCGTCGCTGCACCCCACCAACGGCGCCTTCAATCCCGTGCTGACCGTCATGGCCCTGGCCTTCCGGAACGCGACCCATCTGGCCGGCCTGCTGTAG
- the opgC gene encoding OpgC domain-containing protein, which translates to MQVTFGARAALPAQYAITIVLVAVCFLLRWELPWHGFSFFLFVPAVLLGAALFGKGPAIFAVALTVAVATFFWLDPIYSFWITPHQVPPLALYILLCIGIVGLCEWTRAGLQRRMSGAAAGAPASNRPRFEGLDFWRGFVLCTIFADHIPGNIFENFTYRNFGFSDAAEAFVFLSGVSLALAYGRKFSGGRRLVVVFALLRRALKLYCVHIALSLAAIAIFAAGSLVWRAPELLTEHGRDLFVADAGLCLTGIVSLGHQLGYFNILPLYIVLITLVPVYLWLAGFDRRLMLATSAVIYAGARLFAWDLPSWPIPGGWFFNPLTWQLMMAIGIAVGIELARGGTIARSTACTIGAAAVVLLGLLVATDGFGGTLGGWGRVRGWLDLDKTSLGLFRLVHFLALAYLVEASGVTHRLRASVLFSPLSVLGRHSLLVFSLLSLFAAAGQVLVVTVRTTAWFDLPLVGGGIILLVCAARLAEAGSLFQQPLVGSAIHGRA; encoded by the coding sequence GTGCAAGTGACCTTTGGTGCCCGAGCGGCGCTCCCGGCTCAATACGCCATCACGATCGTCCTCGTCGCCGTCTGCTTCCTGCTGCGCTGGGAGCTGCCGTGGCACGGCTTCTCGTTCTTTCTCTTCGTTCCGGCCGTCCTCCTCGGCGCCGCCCTGTTCGGCAAGGGGCCGGCCATCTTCGCAGTTGCCCTGACGGTTGCGGTGGCGACCTTCTTCTGGCTCGATCCGATCTACAGCTTCTGGATCACGCCGCATCAGGTCCCGCCGCTCGCGCTCTATATCCTGCTGTGCATCGGCATCGTCGGGTTGTGCGAGTGGACGCGCGCGGGCCTGCAACGGCGCATGAGCGGCGCGGCGGCCGGCGCGCCCGCGAGCAACCGGCCGCGATTCGAAGGGCTCGACTTCTGGCGCGGATTCGTGCTGTGCACGATCTTCGCCGACCACATTCCCGGAAATATCTTCGAAAACTTCACCTACAGGAATTTCGGCTTTTCCGACGCTGCCGAGGCCTTCGTCTTCCTGTCGGGCGTCTCTCTTGCCTTGGCCTATGGCCGCAAGTTTTCCGGCGGCAGAAGGCTCGTGGTCGTCTTCGCCCTGCTGCGTCGCGCCCTGAAGCTCTATTGCGTGCATATCGCCCTGTCGCTCGCGGCGATCGCCATCTTCGCCGCGGGCTCGCTGGTCTGGCGCGCGCCGGAACTCCTGACCGAGCATGGCAGGGACCTTTTCGTCGCCGATGCGGGGCTTTGCCTCACCGGCATCGTCTCGCTCGGCCATCAGCTGGGATATTTCAACATCCTGCCGCTCTACATCGTCCTGATCACGCTGGTGCCGGTGTATCTCTGGCTGGCGGGCTTCGATCGTCGCCTCATGCTGGCGACATCGGCCGTGATCTATGCGGGGGCCCGGCTCTTCGCCTGGGACCTGCCGAGCTGGCCGATCCCGGGAGGCTGGTTCTTCAATCCCCTGACATGGCAGCTCATGATGGCGATCGGCATCGCCGTGGGGATCGAGCTCGCCAGGGGCGGAACGATCGCCAGATCGACCGCTTGCACGATCGGCGCGGCCGCCGTGGTCCTGCTCGGCCTGCTCGTGGCGACCGACGGCTTCGGCGGCACGCTCGGCGGATGGGGCCGGGTGCGCGGCTGGCTCGATCTCGACAAGACCTCGCTCGGCCTGTTCCGCCTCGTCCATTTCCTTGCCCTGGCCTATCTCGTCGAGGCCAGTGGGGTGACGCACCGGCTCCGGGCGTCGGTCCTGTTCAGCCCCCTCTCGGTGCTGGGGCGCCACAGCCTGCTGGTATTCTCGCTCCTGTCGCTGTTCGCGGCCGCCGGCCAGGTTCTGGTCGTCACCGTGCGCACGACGGCCTGGTTCGACCTGCCGCTCGTCGGCGGCGGCATCATCCTGCTGGTCTGCGCAGCGCGCCTGGCGGAGGCCGGCAGCCTGTTTCAGCAGCCGCTCGTCGGATCGGCGATCCACGGAAGAGCATGA
- a CDS encoding alpha/beta hydrolase, with protein MNQAGDTDLRQDLSFVYRIRRQLAGSDETLVLLHGSGVDETTMMPLGTSIAPGATLIAVRGRVMQEGSRRWFTRITPTRFGQGSIRAEVHAFDRFLDELGEADGLDARKAVFIGYSNGANLLSSLMLLRPGRVRRAVLLRAMPVLTRAPDADLSAASVLILAGARDETYGPFAPALADLLRSRKAAVTARTVAAGHEFGPEDAEHVRAWLRPEAAGLAKLPNGF; from the coding sequence ATGAACCAGGCCGGCGACACCGATCTTCGGCAGGACCTGAGCTTCGTCTATCGGATCCGCCGACAGCTGGCCGGCAGCGACGAGACGCTGGTCCTCCTGCACGGCTCCGGCGTCGACGAGACGACGATGATGCCGCTCGGCACGAGCATCGCGCCGGGGGCGACCTTGATCGCCGTGCGCGGGCGCGTCATGCAGGAGGGCAGCCGCCGCTGGTTCACCCGCATCACGCCGACGCGCTTCGGGCAAGGCAGCATTCGCGCCGAGGTGCATGCCTTCGATCGGTTTCTCGACGAGCTGGGCGAAGCCGACGGACTCGATGCGAGGAAGGCGGTCTTCATCGGCTATTCCAACGGCGCCAACCTGCTGAGCAGCCTGATGCTGCTGAGGCCCGGCCGGGTCAGGCGCGCGGTCCTGCTGCGGGCGATGCCGGTGCTCACCCGCGCGCCTGACGCCGATCTTTCCGCCGCGAGCGTCCTGATCCTCGCCGGCGCCCGCGACGAGACCTATGGCCCGTTTGCTCCCGCGCTGGCCGACCTGCTGCGAAGCCGCAAGGCCGCGGTCACGGCGAGGACCGTCGCTGCCGGTCACGAGTTCGGCCCGGAGGACGCGGAGCACGTGCGGGCCTGGCTCCGCCCGGAGGCGGCCGGCCTCGCCAAGCTCCCGAACGGCTTCTAG